From a region of the Mercurialis annua linkage group LG1-X, ddMerAnnu1.2, whole genome shotgun sequence genome:
- the LOC126659055 gene encoding glyoxysomal processing protease, glyoxysomal isoform X1 has translation MGSPDTVNLARNFAVMVRVTGPDPKGVKMRKHAFHHYNSGKTTLSASGMLLPDTLFDADLAKKVLGFDGVEGQVLVLVVTVASVVESFLSLQHRERSDQGRPEMIAGAQIDVMIDEMVERVAEGNFDGGGSRWHSAQLLRLVDVPASSRALQSLVESSSGTLEHGWEVGWSLASHDNGPRAFKEVIPAQEGKKHMVIGESGDPSVVSKTTTRIALLGVFLYLKDLPIITVSPSINRGDSLLTVGSPFGILSPVHFFNSLSMGSIANCYPARSSNVSLLMADIRCLPGMEGSPVFGECGHFIGILTRPLRQKCTGAEIQLMIPWEAVATACSDLLLKEPQNEEKGTTINKNNFDAVGNAHSHGSDVPLRYKYEQFDSHSSSPLPVEKVMTSICLITIDEGVWASGVLLNDQGLILTNAHLLEPWRFGKTTVNGGRNGMKSGELFIPPEVSVFSGRGNVDSYRESQRVPSKTAKITGSSLIDQNKRYEFSFSYSVHRNIRVRLDHVNPWIWCDAKIVYVSKGPLDVALLQLEYVPDQLCPIKVDFSCPNLGSKAYVIGHGLFGPRCGFSPSVCSGVVAKIVKVEAPPLHRSIQGGDLCIPAMLETTAAVHPGASGGAVINSEGHMIGLVTSNARHGGGTVIPHLNFSIPCALLAPIFEFARDMQDISLLQKLDEPNQQLSSVWALMPSFSPKPTPPLPNLPESLFEGNEKQARGSKFANFIAERDKILRSSTQLAKVESISDEIFPSKL, from the exons ATGGGTTCCCCAGATACCGTTAATCTTGCCCGGAACTTCGCCGTTATGGTCAGAGTCACCGGCCCT GACCCAAAAGGCGTTAAGATGAGAAAACATGCTTTTCATCATTACAA TTCTGGAAAGACAACACTTTCAGCTTCTGGGATGTTGTTGCCTGATACCCTTTTTGATGCTGACTTGGCAAAGAAAGTCTTGGGCTTTGATGGTGTTGAGGGCCAGGTTCTGGTTCTTGTTGTGACTGTTGCTTCTGTTGTTGAGTCCTTTTTGTCGTTGCAACATAGAGAGAGGAGTGATCAG GGTCGACCAGAGATGATTGCTGGTGCTCAAATTGATGTTATGATAGAT GAAATGGTGGAGAGAGTGGCTGAGGGAAATTTTGATGGAGGAGGTTCTCGGTGGCATAGTGCTCAACTTTTAAGATTG GTTGATGTTCCTGCATCTTCACGCGCACTCCAATCACTAGTTGAATCCTCTTCAGGGACACTGGAACATGGATGGGAGGTTGGTTGGTCTCTGGCCTCACATGATAATGGTCCTCGGGCTTTTAAGGAAGTGATTCCGGCACAG GAGGGCAAGAAGCATATGGTAATAGGGGAATCTGGTGATCCAAGCGTCGTGAGCAAAACAACTACTAGAATTGCACTTCTTGGAGTCTTTTTATATTTGAAG GATCTGCCAATCATTACGGTATCACCTTCAATTAATAGGGGGGACTCTCTTTTAACAGTGGGTTCTCCTTTTGGTATTCTTTCGCCCGTGCACTTTTTTAACAg CTTGTCAATGGGATCTATTGCCAACTGTTATCCAGCTAGATCATCTAATGTTTCTTTGCTGATGGCTGATATTCGGTGTCTACCAG GAATGGAAGGTTCTCCAGTTTTTGGTGAATGTGGACATTTCATTGGTATATTGACTAGACCATTGAGGCAAAAGTGTACTGGTGCTGAAATTCAG CTGATGATACCATGGGAAGCCGTTGCAACTGCTTGCAGTGACTTGCTGCTGAAGGAGCCtcaaaatgaagaaaaaggaACCACAATTAACAAGAATAATTTTGATGCTGTAGGAAATGCACACAGCCATGGGTCAGATGTACCCCTTAGATATAAGTATGAACAATTTGATTCTCATAGCTCGTCACCCCTACCAGTTGAGAAGGTGATGACTTCCATTTGTCTTATCACCATTGATGAAGGTGTATGGGCATCCGGCGTTCTGCTGAATGATCAAGGCCTAATACTCACAAATGCTCACTTGTTAGAACCATGGAGATTTGGAAAAACAACTGTCAATGGTGGAAGAAATGGAATGAAGTCTGGAGAACTTTTCATCCCACCTGAAGTATCTGTATTTTCCGGGCGTGGCAACGTTGATAGCTACAGGGAGAGTCAGAGGGTACCGTCAAAAACGGCGAAGATCACGGGTTCCTCTTTAATTGATCAGAATAAGAGATACGAATTTAGTTTTTCTTACAGTGTCCATAGAAACATAAGAGTTCGCTTGGATCATGTTAACCCTTGGATTTGGTGTGATGCTAAAATAGTTTATGTTTCAAAAGGACCTCTGGATGTTGCCCTACTGCAGCTTGAATATGTTCCAGATCAGCTTTGCCCTATCAAGGTGGATTTTTCCTGCCCGAATTTGGGATCAAAGGCGTATGTTATCGGACATGGACTGTTTGGACCAAGATGTG GCTTTTCCCCTTCTGTTTGCTCTGGAGTGGTAGCAAAAATAGTTAAAGTGGAAGCACCTCCACTTCATCGATCCATCCAAGGAGGGGATTTATGTATTCCTGCAATGCTTGAAACAACTGCTGCTGTCCACCCTGGTGCTAGTGGTGGTGCTGTCATCAATTCAGAAGGTCATATGATTGGACTTGTTACCAG CAATGCAAGGCATGGGGGAGGGACAGTTATACCACATCTCAACTTCAGCATTCCTTGTGCACTATTGGCGCCGATTTTTGAGTTTGCAAGAG ATATGCAGGATATATCACTTCTGCAGAAACTCGACGAACCTAATCAGCAACTTTCTTCGGTGTGGGCGTTGATGCCATCATTCTCTCCTAAGCCAACTCCTCCTTTGCCTAATCTTCCGGAATCACTGTTCGAAGGTAACGAAAAACAAGCAAGAGGTTCCAAATTTGCAAATTTCATAGCCGAACGAGACAAGATTTTGAGAAGCTCAACTCAACTAGCTAAGGTAGAGAGTATATCAGATGAGATTTTTCCTAGCAAATTATGA
- the LOC126665529 gene encoding putative E3 ubiquitin-protein ligase RING1a isoform X2: MPAQKRSHDEDDLLQPNNHREQQNHLDGGGGGDESDRSPSSISNQEDEEEEDEEKEEYVVVKLSEIRKEVQCPICLGIIRKTRTVMECLHRFCRECIDKSMRLGNNECPACRTHCASRRSLRDDPNYDALIAALYPDIDKYEAEELAFHEEEKARNNQIQASIAQTIRRQTEALGRKKTTAKSTLAAFARRTTGRYRDANSRGRRNYRTMDLQGSDENEDTNGDGGRDSSSAEEQCAEVKLKRQKRWGGARSAAAIADGCGDENDSEVNLESMGSSVGFIGPSEMLAWGKGGIRSHTRYGGANAGNGKNVRNNRILKLAEYLRNSEENNIELDVHLMLVSLNEQNIPSLQQPYLRCRPTLSIKHLCQYVAFRTALQADEVEIHLVKELNSELNRSIFTSMSISKPSIVDPCKVKLQVLDEQDTLRELKTYNFAQGHLILAYQKKLRN, from the exons atgcCAGCCCAGAAACGTTCCCACGACGAAGACGATCTTCTTCAGCCAAACAACCACCGTGAGCAGCAGAACCACCttgatggtggtggtggtggtgacg AATCTGATCGAAGCCCATCATCCATTAGTAAccaagaagatgaagaagaagaagatgaagagaaAGAAGA ATATGTAGTGGTAAAGTTATCTGAAATTCGCAAGGAAGTACAGTGTCCAATCTGTTTAG GGATCATTCGGAAAACAAGGACGGTGATGGAATGCCTGCATCGCTTCTGTAGGGAATGCATCGACAAATCTATGAGGCTTGG GAACAATGAGTGCCCAGCTTGCCGTACGCATTGTGCCAGTCGTCGTTCTTTAAGAGATGATCCAAATTATGATGCACTTATTGCTGCTTTGTATCCAGATATTGACAAATATGAGGCAGAG GAATTGGCTTTTCATGAAGAGGAGAAAGCCCGCAATAATCAG ATCCAAGCTTCCATTGCTCAGACTATTCGCCGCCAAACTGAAGCTCTTGGTAGGAAAAAAACCACAGCTAAATCCACATTAGCTGCATTTGCAAGGAGAACAACAGGCCGTTACAGAGATGCAAACTCAAGGGGGAGGAGAAATTATCGAACAATGGATCTTCAAGGGTCTGATGAAAATGAGGATACAAATGGTGACGGAGGAAGAGATTCATCATCTGCTGAGGAACAATGTGCAGAAGTTAAATTAAAAAGACAAAAGAGATGGGGTGGTGCTCGGTCAGCAGCTGCTATTGCAGATGGATGTGGTGATGAGAATGATTCCGAAGTTAATTTAGAATCGATGGGGTCTTCTGTTGGGTTTATAGGTCCCTCGGAAATGCTTGCTTGGGGTAAAGGTGGTATCCGCAGTCATACACGATATGGCGGTGCAAATGCTGGAAATGGCAAGAATGTTCGGAATAATCGTATTTTGAAGCTGGCAGAATATCTTCGGAACTCagaagaaaataatattgaG TTAGATGTGCATCTCATGCTTGTTTCTCTCAATGAACAAAATATTCCGAGTTTGCAGCAGCCGTATCTCCGTTGCAGACCAACTTTATCAATCAAACACTTATGTCAG TATGTTGCTTTCCGAACCGCTCTTCAAGCGGATGAAGTTGAAATACACTTGGTGAAAGAGTTGAATTCCGAACTCAATCGGTCAATCTTTACAAGTATGTCGATTTCTAAGCCTAGTATTGTCGATCCATGCAAAGTTAAGTTGCAAGTTTTAGATGAGCAAGATACTCTAAGAGAGCTCAAAACATATAATTTCGCACAAGGACATTTG ATTCTGGCATATCAGAAAAAGCTTCGGAACTAA
- the LOC126665529 gene encoding putative E3 ubiquitin-protein ligase RING1a isoform X1, producing MPAQKRSHDEDDLLQPNNHREQQNHLDGGGGGDGTCIESDRSPSSISNQEDEEEEDEEKEEYVVVKLSEIRKEVQCPICLGIIRKTRTVMECLHRFCRECIDKSMRLGNNECPACRTHCASRRSLRDDPNYDALIAALYPDIDKYEAEELAFHEEEKARNNQIQASIAQTIRRQTEALGRKKTTAKSTLAAFARRTTGRYRDANSRGRRNYRTMDLQGSDENEDTNGDGGRDSSSAEEQCAEVKLKRQKRWGGARSAAAIADGCGDENDSEVNLESMGSSVGFIGPSEMLAWGKGGIRSHTRYGGANAGNGKNVRNNRILKLAEYLRNSEENNIELDVHLMLVSLNEQNIPSLQQPYLRCRPTLSIKHLCQYVAFRTALQADEVEIHLVKELNSELNRSIFTSMSISKPSIVDPCKVKLQVLDEQDTLRELKTYNFAQGHLILAYQKKLRN from the exons atgcCAGCCCAGAAACGTTCCCACGACGAAGACGATCTTCTTCAGCCAAACAACCACCGTGAGCAGCAGAACCACCttgatggtggtggtggtggtgacgGTACGTGTATTG AATCTGATCGAAGCCCATCATCCATTAGTAAccaagaagatgaagaagaagaagatgaagagaaAGAAGA ATATGTAGTGGTAAAGTTATCTGAAATTCGCAAGGAAGTACAGTGTCCAATCTGTTTAG GGATCATTCGGAAAACAAGGACGGTGATGGAATGCCTGCATCGCTTCTGTAGGGAATGCATCGACAAATCTATGAGGCTTGG GAACAATGAGTGCCCAGCTTGCCGTACGCATTGTGCCAGTCGTCGTTCTTTAAGAGATGATCCAAATTATGATGCACTTATTGCTGCTTTGTATCCAGATATTGACAAATATGAGGCAGAG GAATTGGCTTTTCATGAAGAGGAGAAAGCCCGCAATAATCAG ATCCAAGCTTCCATTGCTCAGACTATTCGCCGCCAAACTGAAGCTCTTGGTAGGAAAAAAACCACAGCTAAATCCACATTAGCTGCATTTGCAAGGAGAACAACAGGCCGTTACAGAGATGCAAACTCAAGGGGGAGGAGAAATTATCGAACAATGGATCTTCAAGGGTCTGATGAAAATGAGGATACAAATGGTGACGGAGGAAGAGATTCATCATCTGCTGAGGAACAATGTGCAGAAGTTAAATTAAAAAGACAAAAGAGATGGGGTGGTGCTCGGTCAGCAGCTGCTATTGCAGATGGATGTGGTGATGAGAATGATTCCGAAGTTAATTTAGAATCGATGGGGTCTTCTGTTGGGTTTATAGGTCCCTCGGAAATGCTTGCTTGGGGTAAAGGTGGTATCCGCAGTCATACACGATATGGCGGTGCAAATGCTGGAAATGGCAAGAATGTTCGGAATAATCGTATTTTGAAGCTGGCAGAATATCTTCGGAACTCagaagaaaataatattgaG TTAGATGTGCATCTCATGCTTGTTTCTCTCAATGAACAAAATATTCCGAGTTTGCAGCAGCCGTATCTCCGTTGCAGACCAACTTTATCAATCAAACACTTATGTCAG TATGTTGCTTTCCGAACCGCTCTTCAAGCGGATGAAGTTGAAATACACTTGGTGAAAGAGTTGAATTCCGAACTCAATCGGTCAATCTTTACAAGTATGTCGATTTCTAAGCCTAGTATTGTCGATCCATGCAAAGTTAAGTTGCAAGTTTTAGATGAGCAAGATACTCTAAGAGAGCTCAAAACATATAATTTCGCACAAGGACATTTG ATTCTGGCATATCAGAAAAAGCTTCGGAACTAA
- the LOC126659055 gene encoding glyoxysomal processing protease, glyoxysomal isoform X3, which yields MKVDVPASSRALQSLVESSSGTLEHGWEVGWSLASHDNGPRAFKEVIPAQEGKKHMVIGESGDPSVVSKTTTRIALLGVFLYLKDLPIITVSPSINRGDSLLTVGSPFGILSPVHFFNSLSMGSIANCYPARSSNVSLLMADIRCLPGMEGSPVFGECGHFIGILTRPLRQKCTGAEIQLMIPWEAVATACSDLLLKEPQNEEKGTTINKNNFDAVGNAHSHGSDVPLRYKYEQFDSHSSSPLPVEKVMTSICLITIDEGVWASGVLLNDQGLILTNAHLLEPWRFGKTTVNGGRNGMKSGELFIPPEVSVFSGRGNVDSYRESQRVPSKTAKITGSSLIDQNKRYEFSFSYSVHRNIRVRLDHVNPWIWCDAKIVYVSKGPLDVALLQLEYVPDQLCPIKVDFSCPNLGSKAYVIGHGLFGPRCGFSPSVCSGVVAKIVKVEAPPLHRSIQGGDLCIPAMLETTAAVHPGASGGAVINSEGHMIGLVTSNARHGGGTVIPHLNFSIPCALLAPIFEFARDMQDISLLQKLDEPNQQLSSVWALMPSFSPKPTPPLPNLPESLFEGNEKQARGSKFANFIAERDKILRSSTQLAKVESISDEIFPSKL from the exons ATGAAGGTTGATGTTCCTGCATCTTCACGCGCACTCCAATCACTAGTTGAATCCTCTTCAGGGACACTGGAACATGGATGGGAGGTTGGTTGGTCTCTGGCCTCACATGATAATGGTCCTCGGGCTTTTAAGGAAGTGATTCCGGCACAG GAGGGCAAGAAGCATATGGTAATAGGGGAATCTGGTGATCCAAGCGTCGTGAGCAAAACAACTACTAGAATTGCACTTCTTGGAGTCTTTTTATATTTGAAG GATCTGCCAATCATTACGGTATCACCTTCAATTAATAGGGGGGACTCTCTTTTAACAGTGGGTTCTCCTTTTGGTATTCTTTCGCCCGTGCACTTTTTTAACAg CTTGTCAATGGGATCTATTGCCAACTGTTATCCAGCTAGATCATCTAATGTTTCTTTGCTGATGGCTGATATTCGGTGTCTACCAG GAATGGAAGGTTCTCCAGTTTTTGGTGAATGTGGACATTTCATTGGTATATTGACTAGACCATTGAGGCAAAAGTGTACTGGTGCTGAAATTCAG CTGATGATACCATGGGAAGCCGTTGCAACTGCTTGCAGTGACTTGCTGCTGAAGGAGCCtcaaaatgaagaaaaaggaACCACAATTAACAAGAATAATTTTGATGCTGTAGGAAATGCACACAGCCATGGGTCAGATGTACCCCTTAGATATAAGTATGAACAATTTGATTCTCATAGCTCGTCACCCCTACCAGTTGAGAAGGTGATGACTTCCATTTGTCTTATCACCATTGATGAAGGTGTATGGGCATCCGGCGTTCTGCTGAATGATCAAGGCCTAATACTCACAAATGCTCACTTGTTAGAACCATGGAGATTTGGAAAAACAACTGTCAATGGTGGAAGAAATGGAATGAAGTCTGGAGAACTTTTCATCCCACCTGAAGTATCTGTATTTTCCGGGCGTGGCAACGTTGATAGCTACAGGGAGAGTCAGAGGGTACCGTCAAAAACGGCGAAGATCACGGGTTCCTCTTTAATTGATCAGAATAAGAGATACGAATTTAGTTTTTCTTACAGTGTCCATAGAAACATAAGAGTTCGCTTGGATCATGTTAACCCTTGGATTTGGTGTGATGCTAAAATAGTTTATGTTTCAAAAGGACCTCTGGATGTTGCCCTACTGCAGCTTGAATATGTTCCAGATCAGCTTTGCCCTATCAAGGTGGATTTTTCCTGCCCGAATTTGGGATCAAAGGCGTATGTTATCGGACATGGACTGTTTGGACCAAGATGTG GCTTTTCCCCTTCTGTTTGCTCTGGAGTGGTAGCAAAAATAGTTAAAGTGGAAGCACCTCCACTTCATCGATCCATCCAAGGAGGGGATTTATGTATTCCTGCAATGCTTGAAACAACTGCTGCTGTCCACCCTGGTGCTAGTGGTGGTGCTGTCATCAATTCAGAAGGTCATATGATTGGACTTGTTACCAG CAATGCAAGGCATGGGGGAGGGACAGTTATACCACATCTCAACTTCAGCATTCCTTGTGCACTATTGGCGCCGATTTTTGAGTTTGCAAGAG ATATGCAGGATATATCACTTCTGCAGAAACTCGACGAACCTAATCAGCAACTTTCTTCGGTGTGGGCGTTGATGCCATCATTCTCTCCTAAGCCAACTCCTCCTTTGCCTAATCTTCCGGAATCACTGTTCGAAGGTAACGAAAAACAAGCAAGAGGTTCCAAATTTGCAAATTTCATAGCCGAACGAGACAAGATTTTGAGAAGCTCAACTCAACTAGCTAAGGTAGAGAGTATATCAGATGAGATTTTTCCTAGCAAATTATGA
- the LOC126665529 gene encoding putative E3 ubiquitin-protein ligase RING1a isoform X3, which yields MECLHRFCRECIDKSMRLGNNECPACRTHCASRRSLRDDPNYDALIAALYPDIDKYEAEELAFHEEEKARNNQIQASIAQTIRRQTEALGRKKTTAKSTLAAFARRTTGRYRDANSRGRRNYRTMDLQGSDENEDTNGDGGRDSSSAEEQCAEVKLKRQKRWGGARSAAAIADGCGDENDSEVNLESMGSSVGFIGPSEMLAWGKGGIRSHTRYGGANAGNGKNVRNNRILKLAEYLRNSEENNIELDVHLMLVSLNEQNIPSLQQPYLRCRPTLSIKHLCQYVAFRTALQADEVEIHLVKELNSELNRSIFTSMSISKPSIVDPCKVKLQVLDEQDTLRELKTYNFAQGHLILAYQKKLRN from the exons ATGGAATGCCTGCATCGCTTCTGTAGGGAATGCATCGACAAATCTATGAGGCTTGG GAACAATGAGTGCCCAGCTTGCCGTACGCATTGTGCCAGTCGTCGTTCTTTAAGAGATGATCCAAATTATGATGCACTTATTGCTGCTTTGTATCCAGATATTGACAAATATGAGGCAGAG GAATTGGCTTTTCATGAAGAGGAGAAAGCCCGCAATAATCAG ATCCAAGCTTCCATTGCTCAGACTATTCGCCGCCAAACTGAAGCTCTTGGTAGGAAAAAAACCACAGCTAAATCCACATTAGCTGCATTTGCAAGGAGAACAACAGGCCGTTACAGAGATGCAAACTCAAGGGGGAGGAGAAATTATCGAACAATGGATCTTCAAGGGTCTGATGAAAATGAGGATACAAATGGTGACGGAGGAAGAGATTCATCATCTGCTGAGGAACAATGTGCAGAAGTTAAATTAAAAAGACAAAAGAGATGGGGTGGTGCTCGGTCAGCAGCTGCTATTGCAGATGGATGTGGTGATGAGAATGATTCCGAAGTTAATTTAGAATCGATGGGGTCTTCTGTTGGGTTTATAGGTCCCTCGGAAATGCTTGCTTGGGGTAAAGGTGGTATCCGCAGTCATACACGATATGGCGGTGCAAATGCTGGAAATGGCAAGAATGTTCGGAATAATCGTATTTTGAAGCTGGCAGAATATCTTCGGAACTCagaagaaaataatattgaG TTAGATGTGCATCTCATGCTTGTTTCTCTCAATGAACAAAATATTCCGAGTTTGCAGCAGCCGTATCTCCGTTGCAGACCAACTTTATCAATCAAACACTTATGTCAG TATGTTGCTTTCCGAACCGCTCTTCAAGCGGATGAAGTTGAAATACACTTGGTGAAAGAGTTGAATTCCGAACTCAATCGGTCAATCTTTACAAGTATGTCGATTTCTAAGCCTAGTATTGTCGATCCATGCAAAGTTAAGTTGCAAGTTTTAGATGAGCAAGATACTCTAAGAGAGCTCAAAACATATAATTTCGCACAAGGACATTTG ATTCTGGCATATCAGAAAAAGCTTCGGAACTAA
- the LOC126659055 gene encoding glyoxysomal processing protease, glyoxysomal isoform X2, whose amino-acid sequence MGSPDTVNLARNFAVMVRVTGPDPKGVKMRKHAFHHYNSGKTTLSASGMLLPDTLFDADLAKKVLGFDGVEGQVLVLVVTVASVVESFLSLQHRERSDQGRPEMIAGAQIDVMIDEMVERVAEGNFDGGGSRWHSAQLLRLVGTLEHGWEVGWSLASHDNGPRAFKEVIPAQEGKKHMVIGESGDPSVVSKTTTRIALLGVFLYLKDLPIITVSPSINRGDSLLTVGSPFGILSPVHFFNSLSMGSIANCYPARSSNVSLLMADIRCLPGMEGSPVFGECGHFIGILTRPLRQKCTGAEIQLMIPWEAVATACSDLLLKEPQNEEKGTTINKNNFDAVGNAHSHGSDVPLRYKYEQFDSHSSSPLPVEKVMTSICLITIDEGVWASGVLLNDQGLILTNAHLLEPWRFGKTTVNGGRNGMKSGELFIPPEVSVFSGRGNVDSYRESQRVPSKTAKITGSSLIDQNKRYEFSFSYSVHRNIRVRLDHVNPWIWCDAKIVYVSKGPLDVALLQLEYVPDQLCPIKVDFSCPNLGSKAYVIGHGLFGPRCGFSPSVCSGVVAKIVKVEAPPLHRSIQGGDLCIPAMLETTAAVHPGASGGAVINSEGHMIGLVTSNARHGGGTVIPHLNFSIPCALLAPIFEFARDMQDISLLQKLDEPNQQLSSVWALMPSFSPKPTPPLPNLPESLFEGNEKQARGSKFANFIAERDKILRSSTQLAKVESISDEIFPSKL is encoded by the exons ATGGGTTCCCCAGATACCGTTAATCTTGCCCGGAACTTCGCCGTTATGGTCAGAGTCACCGGCCCT GACCCAAAAGGCGTTAAGATGAGAAAACATGCTTTTCATCATTACAA TTCTGGAAAGACAACACTTTCAGCTTCTGGGATGTTGTTGCCTGATACCCTTTTTGATGCTGACTTGGCAAAGAAAGTCTTGGGCTTTGATGGTGTTGAGGGCCAGGTTCTGGTTCTTGTTGTGACTGTTGCTTCTGTTGTTGAGTCCTTTTTGTCGTTGCAACATAGAGAGAGGAGTGATCAG GGTCGACCAGAGATGATTGCTGGTGCTCAAATTGATGTTATGATAGAT GAAATGGTGGAGAGAGTGGCTGAGGGAAATTTTGATGGAGGAGGTTCTCGGTGGCATAGTGCTCAACTTTTAAGATTGGTAG GGACACTGGAACATGGATGGGAGGTTGGTTGGTCTCTGGCCTCACATGATAATGGTCCTCGGGCTTTTAAGGAAGTGATTCCGGCACAG GAGGGCAAGAAGCATATGGTAATAGGGGAATCTGGTGATCCAAGCGTCGTGAGCAAAACAACTACTAGAATTGCACTTCTTGGAGTCTTTTTATATTTGAAG GATCTGCCAATCATTACGGTATCACCTTCAATTAATAGGGGGGACTCTCTTTTAACAGTGGGTTCTCCTTTTGGTATTCTTTCGCCCGTGCACTTTTTTAACAg CTTGTCAATGGGATCTATTGCCAACTGTTATCCAGCTAGATCATCTAATGTTTCTTTGCTGATGGCTGATATTCGGTGTCTACCAG GAATGGAAGGTTCTCCAGTTTTTGGTGAATGTGGACATTTCATTGGTATATTGACTAGACCATTGAGGCAAAAGTGTACTGGTGCTGAAATTCAG CTGATGATACCATGGGAAGCCGTTGCAACTGCTTGCAGTGACTTGCTGCTGAAGGAGCCtcaaaatgaagaaaaaggaACCACAATTAACAAGAATAATTTTGATGCTGTAGGAAATGCACACAGCCATGGGTCAGATGTACCCCTTAGATATAAGTATGAACAATTTGATTCTCATAGCTCGTCACCCCTACCAGTTGAGAAGGTGATGACTTCCATTTGTCTTATCACCATTGATGAAGGTGTATGGGCATCCGGCGTTCTGCTGAATGATCAAGGCCTAATACTCACAAATGCTCACTTGTTAGAACCATGGAGATTTGGAAAAACAACTGTCAATGGTGGAAGAAATGGAATGAAGTCTGGAGAACTTTTCATCCCACCTGAAGTATCTGTATTTTCCGGGCGTGGCAACGTTGATAGCTACAGGGAGAGTCAGAGGGTACCGTCAAAAACGGCGAAGATCACGGGTTCCTCTTTAATTGATCAGAATAAGAGATACGAATTTAGTTTTTCTTACAGTGTCCATAGAAACATAAGAGTTCGCTTGGATCATGTTAACCCTTGGATTTGGTGTGATGCTAAAATAGTTTATGTTTCAAAAGGACCTCTGGATGTTGCCCTACTGCAGCTTGAATATGTTCCAGATCAGCTTTGCCCTATCAAGGTGGATTTTTCCTGCCCGAATTTGGGATCAAAGGCGTATGTTATCGGACATGGACTGTTTGGACCAAGATGTG GCTTTTCCCCTTCTGTTTGCTCTGGAGTGGTAGCAAAAATAGTTAAAGTGGAAGCACCTCCACTTCATCGATCCATCCAAGGAGGGGATTTATGTATTCCTGCAATGCTTGAAACAACTGCTGCTGTCCACCCTGGTGCTAGTGGTGGTGCTGTCATCAATTCAGAAGGTCATATGATTGGACTTGTTACCAG CAATGCAAGGCATGGGGGAGGGACAGTTATACCACATCTCAACTTCAGCATTCCTTGTGCACTATTGGCGCCGATTTTTGAGTTTGCAAGAG ATATGCAGGATATATCACTTCTGCAGAAACTCGACGAACCTAATCAGCAACTTTCTTCGGTGTGGGCGTTGATGCCATCATTCTCTCCTAAGCCAACTCCTCCTTTGCCTAATCTTCCGGAATCACTGTTCGAAGGTAACGAAAAACAAGCAAGAGGTTCCAAATTTGCAAATTTCATAGCCGAACGAGACAAGATTTTGAGAAGCTCAACTCAACTAGCTAAGGTAGAGAGTATATCAGATGAGATTTTTCCTAGCAAATTATGA